One genomic window of Candidatus Pseudobacter hemicellulosilyticus includes the following:
- a CDS encoding DUF1080 domain-containing protein — translation MKKTCLLALTMIATLGLTAQKKSKGWTNLFDGKTLNGWKTLSGQAEYKVENGAITGTTIPGSPNTFLVTEKEYGDFVLELEIKMEDTTSNSGIQFRSHLNPEGNNGTGRVYGYQFEVDPSSRKWTGGIYDEARRDWLYPLSLNSAAQNAFKNGQFNKVRIECIGHELKTWVNGVPAAYVIDTLDAQGFIGLQVHSIKGPEQAGKKIYWKNIRIKTTNLKPTAFGKNVYVYNTIPNNLSNYEKGEGWRLLFDGTSTTGWKGAYKPGFPEKGWEVKDGILSVLKSGGAESTNGGDIVTIEEFGFFDMSWDFKLTTGANSGVKYFVTLSEGNKGSAIGLEYQLLDDKVHPDAKLGRDGNRTLASLYDLKTSTKNERFVHQPGQWNTARLIVYPNNHVEHYLNGVKVLEYERGSKEFRDLVALSKHKVWKNFGEAEKGHILLQDHGDAVSFRSIKIKTLK, via the coding sequence ATGAAGAAGACCTGCCTGCTGGCATTAACGATGATAGCCACCTTAGGGCTCACTGCACAAAAAAAATCGAAAGGCTGGACCAACCTGTTTGACGGTAAAACCCTCAACGGCTGGAAAACATTGTCTGGCCAGGCCGAATACAAAGTTGAGAATGGCGCCATCACCGGCACTACCATCCCCGGATCACCCAATACTTTCCTGGTAACAGAAAAGGAATACGGGGACTTTGTCCTGGAGCTGGAGATCAAAATGGAGGACACCACTTCCAATTCCGGTATCCAGTTCAGGAGCCACCTCAATCCCGAAGGCAATAACGGTACCGGCCGCGTGTACGGCTACCAGTTTGAAGTAGACCCCAGCTCCCGCAAATGGACCGGCGGTATCTATGATGAAGCGCGTCGCGACTGGCTCTACCCGCTCTCGCTCAACTCCGCTGCACAGAACGCTTTCAAGAATGGTCAGTTCAACAAAGTGCGCATTGAATGCATTGGTCATGAACTGAAAACATGGGTCAACGGCGTACCCGCTGCCTATGTGATAGATACCCTGGATGCACAGGGCTTCATTGGCCTGCAGGTGCACAGCATCAAAGGGCCCGAACAGGCCGGTAAGAAAATTTACTGGAAGAATATCCGCATCAAAACAACCAACCTGAAGCCCACCGCTTTCGGCAAGAATGTGTATGTCTACAATACCATTCCCAATAACCTGTCGAACTATGAAAAAGGCGAAGGCTGGCGTTTACTTTTTGACGGTACCAGTACTACCGGCTGGAAAGGCGCTTACAAACCCGGTTTTCCCGAAAAAGGATGGGAAGTGAAGGACGGCATATTGTCCGTGCTGAAATCCGGCGGCGCTGAATCTACCAACGGCGGCGATATTGTTACCATTGAAGAGTTCGGCTTTTTTGATATGTCCTGGGACTTCAAGCTCACCACCGGCGCCAACAGCGGTGTGAAATATTTTGTGACCCTCTCCGAAGGCAATAAAGGTTCTGCTATCGGCCTGGAATACCAGCTGCTGGATGATAAAGTGCATCCTGACGCCAAGCTGGGCCGTGACGGCAACAGGACTTTGGCTTCCCTGTACGACCTGAAGACCTCCACCAAAAATGAACGTTTTGTACACCAGCCCGGCCAGTGGAACACTGCCCGCCTGATTGTGTATCCCAATAACCACGTAGAGCATTACCTCAACGGCGTCAAGGTGTTGGAATATGAAAGAGGATCCAAGGAATTCCGGGACCTGGTAGCCCTCAGCAAGCATAAGGTATGGAAGAATTTTGGGGAAGCAGAAAAAGGTCATATATTATTACAGGATCACGGAGACGCAGTCAGCTTCCGGAGCATTAAGATTAAAACGCTGAAATAG